TCCAGGTCAAAATTGACCAAGAATTCCCTCATAGTAAGTGTCTATACCAAATTTCAAACTACAGATCTATTTAGAATGTCTAAATAGCCTATGTCACATTAATAAATGTATGATTAATCCttaataaatgtttcagagaGCAGGGAAAGtgtattttttaagttttacaGCACTCGTTTTTGGAGAAAAACATCTACTATTACACAGTATCATGTCCTGTcttacataagacataaaaacataaaagccataatgatttaaatatattttattgagtTGGTCCCAGACATCCCTGATTGCTGCCAGTTTGTCAGTGACATGGCGTGCAGGTCTTGTCTCACGATTGTCAAATCTGAGCACCGCCGATATGGTACAGAACATTTCCAGGAACATGGTGGCTCGAAATATTGGACTTCCCGTCTCAGCGTTCCACAGACTAGAAGCAGCCTCACCTCGGGACCTGTACACACTGGCCAGTATTAGAAGCCCCATGTAGGCATGTAGGTCAGTCGCATCCATGGTCTAACATTCTTGACCATAACGATTAATCCCCTCCATGTTTGTCATTGCAATGACAATTTTTTCAATggctggagggaggaagagctgCCACGTTGTCTTCCTGCTCTGACACATCCTCCTCCAAATCACTATCAACAAGCATTTCGAGATTCCCCCACGCCCCTTCAAAGACCAGCAGGTGTCTGTCTCTGCGGGAACCTGGGCAAATGTGGTGGGAATGTtccttgttttctgttgctAAAACACAAATCTTCTTTTTAAGTATATGTGTATAGGAAATACTACGATACTCAGTTAACAACAAATCCAGAACAACAGACTTTTTCATGACCGTTTTTGTTACCTAGAGGCATCAGATACATATTCATATGCAACCAAACCTCCattaattcatttataaatCACTGCAGTGGCTGAGCCAGTCCAATTAttgttcaaatgtttacattCTGCTATGAAATCACCAAACAATAATTGATAATATGGAATTTCAGACGTAGCTCTCATTTAATTTACTCCAGTGGTCTTATTTCCAGCCGTCCATGCAGCTCCTCCACTCAGtgcatttgacacatttttaattaaagggATTTTTAATTGACTGTTGAGGTTGGGTGCTCCCATGATTTGTTCCCCAAGTATGTTTGGTacataatttgacatttttacatgactgtttttattgattaatatcTGGTGGAAACATCactaatattaaaataattgtgGCACAATTTTATctccctgtgtttttcctgctctgctgtaGAGTTCATGTGGATCATTCAGAACATTCTGCAACAAAGtgaactaaataaatataaagtgcTGTACACAAAAGTTGTCCTGAGCAGAGGACATGTTGACAGTGAGCAGCTCTGACAGGAAGTCTGGCTGAACGGcaccatcagcctcagccatcatcagtgtgtttgctgccGCCAGAAGAACTTGAGTTTATTACAAACTGATGATCAACAGAtgattgtttttactttgagtCTCTGAACAAACATGTGGCTCAGCTGGAAAACGGCTTTTGACGGAGCTCTGACgctttttaaaaccttttaggagagaaatgagaggggaAAGTGGCGGCCACGGCGGTGAATATGTGAAGTTTGGAGGCTCCACAAACAAAGTGCAGAGCGCATCAGAGCTCAACATGACTTCAATATGAAGAGACACGAGTCCGCTACCGGCTGCCTCCACTGTCAGCCCGCAGACCTGCTCCCACATGTAGTCTGGACTCTTTTATCggtgcacagaaaacacaagtggCGGCATCCAGACTGCACCGAGGGGCAGGAGCCGGGCTGAGTCTCCACGGTTCTCATGGTGTGTTTAAGTGCAGCCTCCTGCTCGGAACTCTCCAACACTCAGACTCTCGTGTTATCGTGAGGAGGAACTCAACTACAACAAGACAATGGCAGAAGTAGCTCCAGCTCCGGCCGCCGCCCCGGCCAAAGCAGCCAAGAAGAAGGTTTCCAAGCCGAAGAAGACCGGCCCCAGCGTCGGCGAGCTCATCGTTAAAGCTGTGGCCGCGTCCAAGGAGCGGAGCGGCGTGTCCGCGGCCGCCCTCAAGAAGGCTCTGGCTGCCGGAGGCTACGATGTGGACAAGAACAGGGCCCGCGTCAAGACCGCGATCAAGAGCCTGGTGATCAAGGGGACTCTTGTCCAGACCAAAGGGACAGGGGCCTCCGGCTCGTTCAAGATGAACAAGACGGCGGACACCAAGGCCAAGAAGCCCGCAGCAGCCAAGAAAGCCGCTCCTAAAGCCAAGAAGCCCGCAGCAGCCAAGAAGCCCGCAGCGGCCAAAAAGCCCAAGACAGCGGCAGCCAAGAAGCCAGCAGCCGCTAAGAAGTCTCCGAAGAAGGTGAAGAAACCCGCAGCGGCCAAGAAAACAGCCAAGAGCCCCAAGAAGGTCACCAAGAGCCCCAAGAAGGTGGTCAAAAAGGCCCCCGCAGCCAAAAAGACCCCCGCAGCCAAAAAGACCCCCGTAAAGAAGGCTGCCAAGCCCAAAGTGAAGAAGGCAGCACCCAAGAAGAAGTGAGCTGCCATCAGTCTGATGATCAACGTCCCGAcaaaaggctcttttaagagccaccacATCATCCTGAAAGAGCCTGGTCCCACTTATTCTTACTGTTGTCATGAACAGCACACAttagaaaataattatattacaaatgtttttagtgttaaagaggaggaagagtaaCACAATCAAGTTTCATATACtgtcactatttattcttaaatgttcaAGTGCAATAGATAgatagtcatacacttcagtgcaacacatacatacatatacattgctattgtatatattttttacctcattgttcacttaaatactgtaaatgtgtatattttttattttctatttcttatttttatattttgtacacacttttagttctaaattatggTACTTAACTCTTGAATGGtagcaccggtactgtacaatttccccccccccccggggatcaataaagtatttctgattctgattgtgaagTACACAGCTATATACATACTAAATACActtattttaatctttaaacTTATATTAAAGGAGAAACACAAGAAGAATAAATAAACCTCAGATTTgagcagtcccccccccccccaacagctaattcacatttaattattttgctgTCTGGTGCAGTAATGGGCGGTTTTTGTGTGGTTGTAGGGGGGTAATATCTTTGTCTTCACTTACGAACAAAGACGTTcttcattaatatttcacatcatTCACATAGTTGATAATAACTCCTGACATGATGGAGAGAAACGTCTTTtcagtgcagacagacagaaagctggATTCCAGTTAATCATGTTGATGTCAcgttagaaaataaataaactgaattgtAAGTCAAAATGTAgtgttaaaacattttcattttacgaaaatatataataaacagTCTACCCTGTCTACCTAAAATTTCGCTgatatttccacattttcttGGCTTGATTAAAaggttttaaattaaataaatcatgttgTGATAAATTTAACactattgtgttttattatgtttcttTTAACGATGCTTATGTATCGtgtatttaatgtttcatgGGATCAGAGATGTTGAGCTTTTGTTCCACAgacaaaatgattgaaataAACAATCAGCACACAAAGGAAGTCGCTCTTTAGTCAGAAGTgtgtggctcttaaaagagccgtTGTTTTGGTTGTTGTCAGCCGGTTCCGGGTGTTTACTTCTTGGCGGGCTTCTCGGTCTTCTTGGGCAGCAGGACCGCCTGGATGTTGGGCAGCACGCCGCCCTGAGCGATGGTGACTCCGCCCAGCAGCTTGTTGAGCTCCTCGTCGTTGCGGACGGCCAGCTGCAGGTGACGGGGGATGATCCTGGTCTTCTTGTTGTCGCGGGCAGCGTTCCCGGCCAGCTCCAGGATCTCAGCGGTCAGGTACTCCAGCACCGCCGCCAGATAGACGGGGGCTCCGGCACCGACACGCTGAGCATAGTTACCCTTCCTGAGCAGCCTGTGAACACGGCCGACCGGGAACTGAAGCCCGGCACGAGAGGAGCGGGTCTTGGCCTTAGCTCTGGCTTTTCCTCCGGTTTTGCCTCGTCCACTCATCGTTATATCTGCTCTTTAGAGACGGTACTCAAAGAAACTGTGTCTCCGACAGCCCAAACCCCTTTTTATACATCCGCGGAGCGCGCGGGGAGGTTCTTCAAGACCAACCAGAAAAGGGGcttccagcagagcagcagagggcggCCCGCTCTGAACTTTGGCGGAAGTTTTGAACGGATTTCTCGCCAATAAGCAGCTGAGATTCAGGCGGTGGGTCGCTCCTCTGGGCGGTGCTGAGCTCCAGGAGGAGCCCCTCACCAATCAGGATCCGGAGGTCTGAAGAAGCGTCACCGGTTCACAGTTTAAGAGCAGCGTGTCTCCTCTCTTTATTACACTCTTCTCCCGATCAGAGAAACAAGTTAAGATGGCAAGAACCAAGCAGACTGCCCGTAAATCCACCGGAGGCAAAGCCCCCAGGAAGCAGCTGGCGACCAAGGCCGCCCGTAAGAGCGCCCCGGCCACCGGCGGAGTGAAGAAGCCCCATCGTTATAGGCCCGGTACCGTGGCTCTCAGAGAGATCCGCCGCTACCAGAAGTCCACCGAGCTGCTGATCCGCAAGCTGCCCTTCCAGCGCCTGGTGAGGGAGATCGCTCAGGACTTCAAGACCGACCTGCGCTTCCAGAGCTCCGCCGTCATGGCTCTGCAGGAGGCCAGCGAGGCTTACCTGGTCGGCCTGTTCGAGGACACCAACCTGTGCGCCATCCACGCCAAGAGGGTCACCATCATGCCTAAGGACATCCAGCTGGCCCGCCGCATCCGCGGAGAGAGGGCTTAAACTGACCCCAGACCtgtttacaacaacac
The Enoplosus armatus isolate fEnoArm2 chromosome 13, fEnoArm2.hap1, whole genome shotgun sequence genome window above contains:
- the LOC139294910 gene encoding histone H1-like isoform X2 produces the protein MAEVAPAPAAAPAKAAKKKVSKPKKTGPSVGELIVKAVAASKERSGVSAAALKKALAAGGYDVDKNRARVKTAIKSLVIKGTLVQTKGTGASGSFKMNKTADTKAKKPAAAKKAAPKAKKPAAAKKPAAAKKPKTAAAKKPAAAKKSPKKVKKPAAAKKTAKSPKKVTKSPKKKAAKPKVKKAAPKKK
- the LOC139295281 gene encoding histone H3 — translated: MARTKQTARKSTGGKAPRKQLATKAARKSAPATGGVKKPHRYRPGTVALREIRRYQKSTELLIRKLPFQRLVREIAQDFKTDLRFQSSAVMALQEASEAYLVGLFEDTNLCAIHAKRVTIMPKDIQLARRIRGERA
- the LOC139294796 gene encoding histone H2A type 1-like, translating into MSGRGKTGGKARAKAKTRSSRAGLQFPVGRVHRLLRKGNYAQRVGAGAPVYLAAVLEYLTAEILELAGNAARDNKKTRIIPRHLQLAVRNDEELNKLLGGVTIAQGGVLPNIQAVLLPKKTEKPAKKLKVKTKMSGRGKGAGKARAKAKSRSSRAGLQFPVGRVHRLLRKGNYAQRVGAGAPVYLAAVLEYLTAEILELAGNAARDNKKTRIIPRHLQLAVRNDEELNKLLGGVTIAQGGVLPNIQAVLLPKKTEKPAKK
- the LOC139294910 gene encoding histone H1-like isoform X1; amino-acid sequence: MAEVAPAPAAAPAKAAKKKVSKPKKTGPSVGELIVKAVAASKERSGVSAAALKKALAAGGYDVDKNRARVKTAIKSLVIKGTLVQTKGTGASGSFKMNKTADTKAKKPAAAKKAAPKAKKPAAAKKPAAAKKPKTAAAKKPAAAKKSPKKVKKPAAAKKTAKSPKKVTKSPKKVVKKAPAAKKTPAAKKTPVKKAAKPKVKKAAPKKK